A genomic segment from Dermacentor silvarum isolate Dsil-2018 chromosome 11, BIME_Dsil_1.4, whole genome shotgun sequence encodes:
- the LOC125941340 gene encoding neprilysin-like, with product METALRIMKPRLHKNKIKAITEKIFAFERELAKRSAPEEDRRNQWKIYNRTTVKALESAFPGLPLLDLLNKEFRAVNVTLTENEVVSIFASPYFASTTKLLHTIDPYTLYNYLGWCAMQKWAYYASNSFRNAMQVFRTAAYGYKEAIPIWKTCIKLLKARMWEVVGRLYIKNKFTPHAKKNLKEVRAKIGYPRWMLKIKHIERLYENLGQLSPKDPFLKIYHKLDEHDRRRALLDLRRPFNRARE from the exons ATGGAAACAGCACTGCGCATCATGAAACCACGGCTCCACAAGAATAAGATAAAGGCTATCACTGAAAAAATTTTTGCTTTCGAAAGGGAACTCGCCAAG CGGAGTGCTCCCGAAGAAGATCGACGAAATCAATGGAAAATCTATAACAGAACCACTGTAAAAGCTCTTGAGTCGGCGTTTCCAGGC CTTCCTTTGTTGGACCTTCTCAACAAGGAATTCCGCGCAGTTAACGTAACGCTGACGGAAAATGAAGTCGTCAGCATTTTCGCCAGCCCTTACTTCGCATCGACAACAAAGTTGCTGCACACCATTGACCC GTACACGCTCTACAACTACTTGGGCTGGTGCGCAATGCAAAAGTGGGCCTATTATGCATCGAACAGCTTTCGAAACGCCATGCAAGTTTTCAGAACTGCTGCGTACGGATATAAGGAGGCGATACCAATCTGGAAAACGTGCATCAAGCTGCTGAAAGCGCGCATGTGGGAAGTTGTCGGTCGGCTTTACATCAAAAACAAATTTACCCCGCACGCCAAGAAGAAC CTGAAAGAAGTGAGGGCAAAGATCGGTTACCCTCGATGGATGCTGAAAATCAAACACATCGAGAGGCTCTACGAAAAC CTCGGACAACTCAGTCCAAAAGATCCATTTCTGAAAATCTACCATAAACTAGACGAACACGACAGGAGACGTGCTCTGCTGGATCTGCGCCGTCCATTTAACAGGGCACGTGAGTGA